The following proteins are encoded in a genomic region of Leifsonia psychrotolerans:
- a CDS encoding acyltransferase domain-containing protein, protein MIVVVCPGQGSQTPGFLASWLERPDFAAELREISDAVGIDLVAHGTVSDADTIRDTAIAQPLIVAAGLLTLRALLADGRREKISGIAGHSVGEITAAAGAGILSNAEAVRFVSERGTAMAAAAAATPTGMSAVLGADEAELLARLIELGLEPANFNGGGQIVVAGAPAALATLAETPPTRARVIPLQVAGAFHTRYMQPAVQHLAEVASGLTVSDPTLPIWTNKSGNQVESGAEFVNLMVGQVSSPVRWDLCMAAFAEAGVTGIIEVAPAGALVGLAKRGLKGIPTVAIKTPDDLEAAWALIDADV, encoded by the coding sequence GTGATTGTCGTCGTCTGCCCTGGACAGGGCTCCCAAACCCCCGGATTCCTTGCATCCTGGCTGGAACGCCCCGACTTTGCGGCGGAGCTGCGCGAGATCTCCGACGCCGTAGGAATCGACCTGGTCGCCCACGGAACCGTGAGCGACGCCGACACGATTCGGGACACCGCTATCGCCCAGCCGCTCATTGTCGCCGCCGGGCTGCTCACTCTCCGGGCGCTCCTGGCGGACGGCCGCCGCGAGAAGATCTCCGGAATCGCGGGGCACTCCGTCGGCGAGATCACGGCCGCAGCCGGAGCTGGAATCCTGAGCAATGCCGAAGCCGTGCGTTTCGTGAGCGAGCGCGGCACCGCGATGGCCGCAGCCGCTGCAGCGACCCCCACCGGTATGAGCGCCGTGCTTGGTGCCGACGAAGCCGAATTGCTCGCCCGCCTGATCGAACTGGGTCTCGAGCCCGCCAACTTCAACGGCGGCGGTCAGATCGTCGTGGCCGGCGCCCCGGCTGCCTTGGCCACACTGGCCGAGACTCCCCCAACCCGCGCCCGCGTCATTCCGTTGCAGGTCGCCGGCGCCTTCCATACCCGCTACATGCAGCCTGCCGTGCAGCACCTCGCCGAGGTCGCGAGCGGGCTCACCGTGAGTGACCCCACACTTCCGATTTGGACCAACAAGAGCGGCAACCAGGTCGAATCGGGCGCAGAGTTCGTGAATCTGATGGTCGGCCAGGTCTCCTCGCCGGTACGGTGGGATCTGTGCATGGCAGCTTTCGCGGAGGCCGGCGTGACCGGAATCATCGAGGTCGCCCCCGCCGGCGCCCTCGTTGGTCTGGCCAAGCGTGGCTTGAAGGGCATCCCCACGGTGGCCATCAAGACTCCCGACGACCTCGAGGCCGCCTGGGCCCTGATCGACGCCGACGTGTGA
- a CDS encoding helix-turn-helix domain-containing protein: MAPAPKTKEQTLAWLRTISGELSTATLKRLEDTLPWYGEMPPGRRSAVGLVAQAGITSFISWFDDPTSTPWIAADVFGAAPRELLRSISLQQTLQLIRVTVEVVEERVKEGGELLREAILLYSREIAFGSADVYARAAEARGLWDARLEALVVDSILSGEYDDELPSRIAALGWHGHGEACVLVGTTPKMLDVDQLRRAARHMSADVLIGVQGNRLVLVIGRAHPAPTEGDDAATGPAMLSFMEIAVALEPHFGSGHLVLGHEVPALVDASKSAKAALAGFAVARSWRNAPRPVQADDLLPERALAGDPLARATLIHRVYRPLQAHSTELLTTLWCYLDNGRSLEATARELFVHPNTVRYRLKRVSEVIGYDATGAREALILQSALIIGSISDHDGSTRRR, encoded by the coding sequence GTGGCACCGGCGCCCAAGACGAAAGAGCAGACGCTCGCCTGGCTTCGAACGATTTCAGGCGAGCTGTCCACGGCAACCCTCAAGCGGCTCGAGGACACGCTGCCCTGGTATGGCGAAATGCCACCCGGGCGGCGGTCCGCCGTTGGGCTTGTCGCGCAAGCGGGGATCACCTCGTTTATCTCGTGGTTCGACGATCCCACGTCGACACCGTGGATTGCTGCCGACGTCTTCGGCGCCGCGCCACGCGAGCTGCTGCGCTCGATCAGCCTGCAGCAGACGTTGCAGTTGATTCGGGTCACCGTCGAGGTCGTCGAGGAGCGCGTCAAAGAGGGCGGCGAGCTGCTGCGCGAGGCGATCCTGCTCTACTCGCGAGAGATCGCCTTCGGCTCAGCGGATGTCTACGCGCGCGCCGCCGAGGCGCGGGGACTCTGGGACGCGCGCCTCGAGGCCCTCGTGGTCGACTCCATTCTCTCCGGGGAATATGACGACGAGCTGCCGAGCCGCATTGCGGCTCTCGGCTGGCACGGTCATGGTGAGGCCTGCGTTCTGGTGGGCACAACCCCGAAAATGCTTGACGTCGATCAGCTGCGCCGCGCCGCGCGCCACATGTCAGCCGATGTGCTGATCGGCGTGCAGGGTAACCGTCTGGTACTCGTGATCGGCCGCGCACACCCGGCACCGACCGAGGGTGATGATGCGGCGACGGGCCCCGCCATGCTCAGCTTCATGGAGATCGCCGTTGCCCTCGAACCGCATTTCGGCTCGGGTCATCTGGTGCTCGGTCACGAAGTGCCGGCGCTTGTCGATGCGTCGAAGAGTGCCAAGGCCGCATTGGCCGGTTTCGCGGTCGCCCGTTCCTGGCGCAATGCCCCGCGACCGGTGCAGGCCGACGATCTGCTGCCCGAGCGCGCACTGGCCGGGGATCCCCTGGCCCGCGCCACACTCATCCATCGCGTCTACCGGCCGCTGCAGGCCCATTCGACTGAGCTGCTGACGACACTCTGGTGCTACCTCGACAACGGCCGTTCACTCGAAGCGACGGCCCGGGAACTGTTTGTGCACCCGAATACCGTGCGTTACCGCCTCAAGCGCGTCTCGGAGGTCATCGGCTATGACGCGACGGGCGCCCGGGAGGCTCTCATTCTGCAGTCCGCATTGATCATCGGCTCGATCAGTGACCACGACGGGTCGACCCGGCGTCGCTAG
- a CDS encoding response regulator, protein MTSPELDRRPIRILIVDDDPMATAGITALLNTAEDLLIVGSRSDGSHVVEAVRQLAPDVVLCDVRMPVMDGVSVVRALRAHAATPAVLMMTAFDEDGRVLDAVAAGAAGFLLKDEDPYRIVNAVRHVAAGDSEFSPRAARQLTQWVQDSRTADARRDAMEKLAQLTAREHEFALALVTGASDAELAAQFFVAETTVKSALAGIKTKWGIRNRTQLAVVVARSGLA, encoded by the coding sequence GTGACTTCGCCGGAGCTGGACCGCCGCCCCATTCGCATTCTCATTGTTGATGACGACCCGATGGCCACCGCCGGCATTACCGCGCTACTCAATACGGCCGAGGACCTGCTCATCGTCGGAAGCCGTTCCGACGGCAGTCACGTGGTCGAGGCCGTCCGCCAGCTGGCACCCGATGTCGTCCTGTGCGATGTACGGATGCCGGTGATGGACGGAGTGTCCGTCGTGCGTGCGCTGCGAGCACACGCGGCCACACCGGCCGTGCTCATGATGACGGCGTTCGATGAAGATGGTCGGGTGCTCGACGCGGTGGCGGCGGGAGCCGCCGGTTTTCTCCTCAAGGATGAAGACCCGTACCGGATCGTGAACGCGGTCAGGCACGTCGCCGCCGGTGACTCCGAATTTTCACCCCGTGCGGCACGGCAGCTGACTCAGTGGGTGCAGGACTCCCGTACTGCCGATGCGCGCCGGGATGCGATGGAGAAGCTCGCCCAGCTCACCGCGCGGGAACATGAGTTTGCTCTCGCACTGGTCACCGGCGCGAGCGATGCCGAACTTGCCGCTCAGTTTTTCGTCGCCGAGACCACGGTGAAGTCCGCGCTCGCCGGAATCAAGACGAAGTGGGGCATCCGAAACCGCACTCAGCTCGCTGTTGTCGTGGCCCGTTCCGGGCTCGCCTGA
- a CDS encoding peroxiredoxin, with product MALVNDIQAPDFELVNQFGQSVQLSQFRGEKAVALVFFPLAFSGICSGELCELRDNLAIFAERGVELIGISVDSRHALRAWGEQEGYEFSLLADFWPHGGVAKEYGVFLGDKGFANRATFLIDQEGIIRASFITAPGEARPLAAYRAALEELLPGVPA from the coding sequence ATGGCACTGGTGAATGACATCCAGGCACCAGATTTCGAACTGGTCAATCAATTCGGTCAATCGGTTCAACTCAGCCAGTTCCGCGGTGAAAAGGCCGTCGCACTCGTCTTCTTCCCGCTCGCGTTCTCGGGAATCTGCAGCGGTGAGCTGTGCGAACTGCGCGACAACCTCGCAATTTTTGCCGAGCGCGGCGTCGAATTGATCGGCATTTCTGTCGATTCCCGCCACGCTCTGCGTGCCTGGGGCGAGCAGGAAGGCTACGAATTCAGCCTGCTGGCCGACTTTTGGCCGCACGGCGGGGTGGCCAAGGAATACGGGGTATTTCTCGGCGACAAGGGGTTCGCAAACCGCGCGACTTTCCTGATCGACCAGGAGGGCATCATCCGGGCTAGTTTCATCACGGCTCCGGGCGAGGCGCGCCCGCTGGCCGCGTATCGGGCTGCACTTGAAGAGCTGCTGCCGGGTGTGCCGGCGTAA
- a CDS encoding DUF2127 domain-containing protein, translating into MKAITPGRPASRARIAELAYRIGIWLKAIDGLIELVTGVLLWVAPSVLRAALAPIVSTDADDRFIRHLVATAAGRLDTGIAAGAPQIIIIFLLSHGIIKLVLAYCLIRGYHWVYPYAIGVLGLFALYQIYAVIRSPSIGSIIFLLLDLVIVALIWREARLVRAR; encoded by the coding sequence ATGAAGGCCATCACACCCGGCCGCCCGGCTTCTCGTGCTCGTATCGCCGAGCTGGCCTATCGAATCGGCATCTGGCTGAAGGCCATCGACGGGCTGATCGAGTTGGTCACCGGTGTCTTGTTGTGGGTCGCTCCCTCGGTGCTCCGAGCCGCTCTCGCACCGATTGTGAGCACGGATGCCGACGATCGTTTCATTCGGCACCTGGTCGCCACCGCGGCCGGCCGACTTGACACCGGCATCGCGGCCGGTGCGCCGCAGATCATCATCATTTTTCTGCTCAGCCATGGCATCATCAAGCTGGTGCTGGCGTACTGCCTCATCCGCGGCTACCACTGGGTCTATCCCTACGCCATTGGCGTTCTGGGACTGTTCGCGCTTTATCAGATTTATGCCGTCATCCGTTCGCCCAGCATCGGCAGCATCATTTTCCTGCTGCTCGACCTCGTCATTGTCGCCCTGATCTGGCGGGAGGCGCGCCTGGTGCGCGCACGCTGA
- a CDS encoding IS256 family transposase yields the protein MALDQSALLDLLAQLKLTDVTDRVRSATEMLYQELIDAEATAFIGAAPFERSTGRTALRNGSRPRTLTTTAGDLDLRIPKLRAGSFFPALLERRRRVDQALFAVVMEAYVHGVSTRKVDDLVKALGADTGISKSEVSRICAGLDEEVAQFRDRTLAAQDFPYVFLDATYCKARVGHRIVSQAIVVAVGVAADGRREVLGFDVGDSENEGFWTSFLRSLKARGLDGVKLVMSDAHTGLKKAIGTVFQGAGWQRCRVHFMRNVLAVVPKGSQDMVASIIRTIFAQPDAEHIHKQFGEVTTMLGRSHPKVAAMLTDAQPDLLAFAGFPRRHWRQIWSTNPLERVNKEIKRRTDVVSVFPNPAALLRLAGSVLIEQHDEWEAGERRYFSEASMLELATMTNPIETVNEAVILPELTAA from the coding sequence ATGGCTCTAGACCAGTCTGCCCTGCTCGACCTGCTCGCTCAACTCAAACTCACCGACGTCACCGACCGGGTCCGGTCGGCGACCGAGATGCTCTACCAAGAACTCATCGATGCGGAGGCGACCGCGTTCATCGGCGCCGCCCCGTTCGAACGCAGCACGGGCCGCACGGCCCTCCGCAACGGCAGCCGTCCCCGAACGCTGACGACGACGGCCGGGGACCTCGATCTGCGAATCCCGAAGCTGCGTGCTGGGTCGTTCTTCCCGGCCTTGTTGGAGCGGCGCCGGCGGGTGGACCAGGCGCTGTTCGCGGTCGTGATGGAGGCCTACGTCCACGGCGTCTCGACCCGGAAGGTCGATGACTTGGTCAAAGCCCTCGGCGCCGACACCGGCATCTCCAAGTCGGAAGTGTCGCGGATCTGCGCGGGCCTGGACGAGGAAGTTGCGCAGTTCCGTGACCGCACCCTCGCCGCCCAGGACTTCCCGTATGTGTTCCTCGACGCCACCTACTGCAAGGCCCGCGTCGGGCACCGGATCGTGTCCCAGGCGATCGTCGTCGCGGTCGGCGTTGCCGCCGATGGGCGCCGGGAAGTGCTCGGCTTCGACGTCGGCGACAGCGAGAACGAGGGCTTCTGGACCAGCTTCCTCCGCTCGTTGAAGGCGCGCGGCTTGGACGGGGTGAAGTTGGTCATGTCTGACGCGCACACCGGACTGAAGAAGGCCATCGGCACCGTGTTCCAGGGCGCCGGCTGGCAGCGCTGCCGGGTGCACTTCATGCGCAACGTCCTCGCCGTGGTGCCGAAAGGCTCCCAGGACATGGTCGCGTCGATCATCCGCACGATCTTCGCCCAGCCCGACGCGGAGCACATCCACAAGCAGTTCGGCGAGGTCACCACCATGCTGGGCCGCTCGCACCCGAAGGTCGCCGCCATGCTCACCGACGCCCAACCTGACCTGCTCGCTTTCGCCGGGTTCCCGCGCCGGCACTGGCGGCAGATCTGGTCGACGAACCCGTTGGAACGGGTGAACAAGGAGATTAAGCGCCGCACCGATGTTGTCAGCGTCTTCCCGAACCCCGCGGCGTTGCTGCGCCTGGCCGGGTCTGTTCTGATCGAGCAGCACGACGAGTGGGAGGCCGGCGAACGCCGCTACTTCTCCGAGGCGTCCATGCTCGAGCTGGCCACCATGACCAACCCGATCGAGACCGTCAATGAGGCGGTGATCCTCCCCGAACTCACCGCCGCCTAA
- a CDS encoding sensor histidine kinase, with protein sequence MTAAPPLPSDGWAVSTAPAGSYPPRSRSRRTWALTGSIALAVLCALLVMSAGGTHGGEHSTFPSAVQALAIVGVFPMLAVSVLLIWRHRFPLLISILATALTVALPTTPLPALVALAALTAARRGWVRWTMMGATYAATIVSFCWDVASETSHLATLSGGSAEGSAARLALFWVVPILAALAVAPFAAYGVTRQIRAERDTARRGNVTAARNIAALHQEVSIERERHEIARELHDTLAARLSSVSLHAGALELQVGDSDARATAAARAVRESAQHSLDDVRSVVRVLRNPELHTGAGAGLVDIPGLIDAAVREGTDVRTQMFVADASACSPSVAHAAYRIVQEAISNVRRHAPGASLSVDLRAGPETGVTIRIVNRLVPEAHPTSTGGGNGLVGMSERAALVGGSFEAGETAEGTFAVVAWLPWVGR encoded by the coding sequence ATGACCGCCGCACCGCCTCTCCCGTCTGACGGCTGGGCGGTATCGACCGCACCAGCCGGCAGCTATCCACCGCGCTCCCGCTCCCGCCGCACCTGGGCACTGACCGGCTCGATCGCGCTTGCTGTTCTCTGCGCATTGCTGGTGATGTCAGCCGGCGGAACCCACGGGGGAGAGCACAGCACCTTTCCGTCTGCCGTGCAGGCTCTGGCCATTGTCGGGGTGTTCCCCATGCTCGCCGTGTCGGTTCTGCTGATCTGGCGGCATCGCTTCCCACTCCTCATTTCCATTCTTGCGACCGCGCTCACCGTGGCCCTTCCGACGACACCGCTCCCCGCGCTGGTCGCGCTCGCTGCGCTGACCGCCGCCCGGCGCGGCTGGGTGCGCTGGACGATGATGGGGGCGACCTATGCAGCGACGATCGTCTCGTTCTGCTGGGATGTTGCGTCTGAAACCTCGCACCTCGCCACACTGTCGGGAGGATCGGCAGAGGGGTCTGCGGCACGACTTGCATTGTTCTGGGTGGTGCCCATTCTCGCTGCGCTCGCGGTTGCGCCGTTTGCGGCATACGGGGTCACCCGACAGATCAGGGCGGAGCGGGACACCGCACGACGGGGGAATGTCACCGCGGCCCGCAACATCGCGGCATTGCATCAGGAAGTGTCGATCGAACGGGAACGTCACGAGATCGCTCGAGAGCTGCATGACACCCTGGCCGCGCGGTTGAGCTCTGTTTCGTTGCACGCCGGCGCCCTCGAACTTCAGGTGGGCGACTCGGATGCCCGCGCAACCGCAGCAGCGCGTGCCGTACGGGAGTCGGCACAACATTCCCTCGACGACGTCCGCTCGGTCGTTCGTGTGCTGCGGAATCCTGAGCTTCACACGGGAGCCGGCGCTGGTCTTGTCGACATCCCCGGACTCATCGACGCAGCCGTGCGCGAAGGAACCGACGTGCGCACACAGATGTTCGTCGCAGACGCGTCGGCGTGCTCCCCGTCAGTGGCGCACGCCGCCTACCGAATCGTTCAGGAGGCAATCTCAAATGTGCGCCGACACGCGCCCGGCGCGTCGCTCTCGGTCGATCTGCGCGCTGGCCCGGAGACCGGGGTGACCATACGAATCGTCAACCGGCTGGTGCCCGAGGCTCACCCGACGTCAACCGGCGGAGGCAACGGATTGGTGGGAATGAGCGAACGAGCGGCACTGGTCGGCGGCTCATTCGAAGCCGGTGAAACGGCAGAGGGAACGTTTGCGGTCGTCGCCTGGCTGCCCTGGGTCGGTCGCTAA
- a CDS encoding DUF4352 domain-containing protein, whose product MSSRSITSRSTLAVATAAVAVIIALTGCSAGGASGAVSGGSSADSSADETPTAPGLNVPVTVGAFEFTALAAADAGTSVGTAPLTQTAQGTFFQLDLKIMNVGDAPETFIVNYLKLEDADGKTYNADASASLYAGGDAQAWIAAINPGNAVQGPILFDLPAGAKPVKLIVSDSMFNDGTAITLD is encoded by the coding sequence TTGTCGTCACGTTCCATCACTTCGCGTTCCACCCTCGCCGTAGCCACCGCAGCCGTCGCCGTCATCATCGCGCTCACCGGCTGCAGTGCTGGCGGCGCCTCGGGGGCAGTGTCAGGCGGATCCTCTGCCGACAGTTCCGCGGACGAGACGCCGACGGCGCCGGGGCTGAATGTTCCCGTCACAGTCGGCGCGTTCGAGTTCACCGCGCTGGCCGCGGCCGACGCGGGCACGAGCGTCGGTACAGCTCCGCTGACGCAGACCGCGCAGGGCACTTTTTTCCAGTTGGACCTCAAGATCATGAATGTCGGCGACGCCCCCGAGACATTCATCGTCAACTATCTGAAGCTGGAGGACGCCGATGGTAAGACCTACAACGCCGATGCCAGCGCGTCGCTCTACGCTGGAGGAGACGCGCAGGCGTGGATCGCGGCCATCAATCCCGGAAACGCGGTGCAGGGTCCGATCCTCTTCGATCTGCCGGCAGGTGCCAAGCCGGTGAAGCTGATCGTGAGCGACAGTATGTTCAACGACGGAACAGCGATCACGCTCGACTAG
- the aceE gene encoding pyruvate dehydrogenase (acetyl-transferring), homodimeric type, with product MTVNDQDPYSMDNTDADPEETAEWSESLEALVAAHGHQRGREIMLSLLKRSKELHLGVPMVPTTDYINTIAAENEPAFPGDEETERRYRAWIRWNAAILVHRAQRPGIAVGGHISTYASSAALYEVGFNHFFRGQNHPGGGDQIFFQGHASPGIYARSFLEGRLTPNQLDGFRQEKSHAGGGLSSYPHPRLMPDYWQFPTVSMGLGPINAIYQAQANRYLTNRGITDASDQQVWAFLGDGEMDEVESRGQLQVAANEGLDNLNFVINCNLQRLDGPVRGNGKIIQELESFFRGAGWNVIKVVWGREWDSLLANDTDGALLNLMNVTPDGDYQTYKAESGAYVRENFFGRDPRALKLVEGYSDDEVWGLKRGGHDYRKVYAAFKAASEHKGQPTVILAKTVKGYGLGPSFEGRNATHQMKKMTLENLKTFRDSMHVPITDAQLEENPYLPPYYTPGDSDPAIQYMHERRRELGGYLPERRTKYTQVNLPEDSTYAISKKGSGTQEIATTMAFVRLLKDLLRSKDFGNRIVPIIPDEARTFGIDAFFPNAKIYNPNGQHYTSVDRELLLAYKESPQGQISHVGINEAGAMAAFTNYGTSYSTQGEPLIPMYVFYSMFGFQRTGDAMWAAGDQMARGFIMGATAGRTTLTGEGLQHADGHSHLLASTNPAVVSYDPAYGYEIGHIIRDGLDRMYGGTHTDPNVMYYITLYNEPYVQPAEPENVDVDGILRGLHRVSESAVAGPKAQLMASGVGVTWALEAQTLLAEDWGVSADVWSVTSWTELRRDGLAAEEHNFLYPSEPEKTAYVTDKLAGAEGPFVAVSDHMHAVPDQIRQFVPGDFATLGADDFGFSDTRAAARRYFKIDGPSMVVRTLQLLARQGKVDRSLAAAAIEKYRLHDVNAGTTGSAGGES from the coding sequence GTGACTGTCAACGACCAGGATCCGTACTCGATGGACAATACCGACGCTGATCCAGAAGAAACCGCCGAATGGTCGGAATCGCTGGAGGCGCTCGTCGCGGCCCACGGCCACCAACGCGGCCGCGAAATCATGCTGAGCCTGCTCAAGCGTTCCAAGGAACTGCACTTGGGCGTGCCGATGGTTCCGACTACCGACTACATCAACACCATCGCCGCCGAGAACGAACCGGCTTTCCCCGGCGATGAAGAAACCGAGCGCCGCTATCGTGCCTGGATCCGCTGGAACGCGGCAATCCTCGTGCACCGCGCTCAGCGCCCCGGCATCGCTGTCGGCGGCCACATTTCGACCTATGCGTCGTCGGCGGCCCTCTACGAAGTCGGCTTCAACCACTTCTTCCGCGGCCAGAACCACCCGGGCGGTGGCGACCAGATCTTCTTCCAGGGCCACGCCTCCCCCGGCATCTACGCCCGGTCCTTCCTCGAAGGCCGTCTGACCCCGAATCAGCTCGATGGCTTCCGTCAAGAGAAGTCGCACGCCGGCGGAGGGCTCTCCTCCTACCCGCATCCGCGCCTCATGCCGGATTACTGGCAGTTCCCGACCGTCTCGATGGGTCTCGGCCCGATCAACGCGATCTACCAGGCGCAGGCCAACCGTTACCTCACCAACCGTGGCATCACGGATGCCAGCGACCAGCAGGTCTGGGCGTTCCTCGGTGACGGCGAAATGGACGAGGTCGAAAGCCGTGGCCAGCTGCAGGTTGCCGCGAACGAGGGACTCGACAACCTCAACTTCGTGATCAACTGCAACCTGCAACGTCTCGATGGCCCGGTGCGTGGCAACGGCAAAATCATCCAGGAACTGGAAAGCTTCTTCCGCGGTGCCGGGTGGAACGTCATCAAGGTCGTCTGGGGTCGCGAATGGGACTCGCTGCTCGCCAACGACACCGACGGCGCCCTCTTGAACCTGATGAACGTCACGCCGGACGGCGACTACCAGACCTACAAAGCCGAAAGCGGCGCCTACGTGCGCGAGAACTTCTTCGGCCGCGACCCGCGTGCCCTGAAACTCGTCGAGGGTTACTCCGACGACGAGGTCTGGGGCCTCAAGCGCGGTGGCCACGACTACCGCAAGGTGTACGCCGCTTTCAAGGCCGCGTCCGAGCACAAGGGCCAGCCCACAGTCATCCTGGCGAAGACAGTCAAGGGCTACGGCCTCGGACCGAGCTTTGAGGGTCGCAACGCGACCCACCAGATGAAGAAGATGACCCTGGAGAACCTGAAGACCTTCCGTGACAGCATGCACGTGCCGATTACGGATGCTCAGCTTGAAGAGAACCCCTACCTGCCGCCGTACTACACCCCCGGCGACTCGGACCCAGCGATCCAGTACATGCACGAGCGCCGCCGCGAACTGGGTGGCTACCTGCCGGAGCGCCGCACCAAATACACCCAGGTCAACCTGCCAGAAGATTCCACCTACGCCATCTCGAAGAAGGGCTCCGGCACGCAGGAGATCGCCACCACCATGGCATTCGTGCGTCTCCTGAAAGACCTGCTGCGCTCGAAGGACTTCGGCAACCGCATCGTGCCGATCATCCCCGACGAAGCCCGCACATTCGGCATCGACGCGTTCTTCCCGAACGCCAAGATCTACAACCCGAACGGCCAGCACTACACCTCGGTCGACCGGGAGCTGCTTCTTGCCTACAAGGAGAGTCCGCAGGGTCAGATCTCGCACGTCGGCATCAATGAAGCCGGCGCCATGGCTGCGTTCACAAACTATGGAACGTCGTATTCGACGCAGGGCGAACCCCTCATTCCGATGTACGTGTTCTACTCCATGTTCGGCTTCCAGCGCACCGGCGACGCCATGTGGGCTGCGGGCGACCAGATGGCCCGTGGATTCATCATGGGCGCGACCGCTGGTCGGACCACCCTGACCGGTGAGGGCCTGCAGCACGCTGATGGCCACTCGCACCTGCTCGCTTCGACCAACCCGGCTGTCGTCTCCTACGACCCGGCCTACGGTTACGAGATCGGGCACATCATCCGCGACGGCCTCGACCGCATGTACGGTGGAACGCACACCGATCCGAACGTCATGTACTACATCACGCTCTACAACGAGCCGTACGTGCAGCCGGCCGAGCCGGAGAATGTTGATGTCGACGGCATTCTGCGCGGGCTTCACCGCGTCAGCGAATCCGCCGTCGCCGGCCCGAAGGCCCAGTTGATGGCCTCGGGCGTCGGAGTCACCTGGGCGCTCGAAGCGCAGACGCTGCTCGCCGAAGATTGGGGTGTGTCGGCGGATGTCTGGTCGGTCACCTCGTGGACCGAGCTGCGCCGCGACGGCCTGGCCGCGGAGGAGCACAACTTCCTCTACCCGTCTGAGCCCGAGAAGACGGCCTATGTCACCGATAAGCTCGCCGGTGCCGAAGGCCCGTTCGTAGCCGTGTCGGATCACATGCACGCCGTGCCCGACCAGATTCGCCAGTTCGTTCCCGGCGACTTCGCCACACTCGGTGCAGACGACTTCGGTTTCTCTGACACTCGCGCGGCAGCCCGCCGCTATTTCAAGATCGACGGCCCGTCAATGGTCGTGCGCACCCTGCAGCTCCTCGCTCGCCAGGGCAAGGTCGACCGCAGCCTGGCTGCAGCCGCCATCGAGAAGTACCGACTGCATGACGTGAACGCTGGAACCACCGGCTCTGCCGGGGGCGAGAGCTAG